A part of Flavobacteriaceae bacterium GSB9 genomic DNA contains:
- a CDS encoding SurA N-terminal domain-containing protein, which translates to MAVLNKIRQRSLFLILIIALALFSFVLADLFRNSDALMSKSQNVVATINGKDITREDFLQKVEAAQRQAGPNATNTQVMNRVWDQEVRKAVMETQFEELGITVEKDQMRDLLKNALSTSPEFLNEAGLFDEGKLNEYIANLKETNPAGYEGWINYENQLALNALNQKYYNLVKAGLTGTLAEGELEHKLAGNKVDIKYVQVSYNTIPDSTVQVSKSDISSYIKDNKKQFEVEASRDIRFVEFEETASVEDEAAIKAELETYVNGRLVDERGRKDTIVAFSKVKDNEEYINVIAGSDLKFDERFMFKSSLPTAVADDIYSLNEGEVYGPYKDNGFFKVSKVIAVKQIPDSAKVRHILIPFVGAQSAGPEVTQTEAEAKSIADSLLTVLKGNRSKFPDFVTEFSSDQGSVSNGGRYDWHPYNSMVPEFNEFEFEGKTGDLGVVKTVFGFHIIEIEGQKDPKKAVQVGTIARAIEPSEATTDKVFRDASNFEIEAGEGDFEAVAKESNFNVRPVNGIKALDESIPGVGNQRPIVRWAFNEDSEVGEIKRFNIPGGYVIAQLVAKHEAGLMSVEDATARVLPILKKEKKAEIIRDRVSATTLEDLAAAEKTTVRTANGVNMKSPTISGAGREPLVVGAAFGLDEGETSGLIDGSNGVYMIQVTKKTPAVELDNYQAAANRVASQKASAVNTKVYNALKDAAEIEDNRVKIQIQ; encoded by the coding sequence ATATTACGCGTGAGGACTTTTTGCAAAAAGTTGAAGCGGCACAACGTCAAGCAGGTCCAAATGCAACAAATACTCAGGTAATGAATCGTGTTTGGGACCAAGAAGTGAGAAAAGCTGTTATGGAAACGCAATTTGAAGAGCTTGGTATTACTGTTGAAAAAGATCAAATGCGCGATTTATTGAAAAATGCTTTGTCTACAAGTCCAGAGTTTTTAAACGAAGCTGGCCTTTTTGATGAAGGCAAGCTGAACGAGTACATTGCCAATTTAAAAGAAACTAACCCAGCGGGTTACGAAGGTTGGATAAACTACGAAAACCAGTTGGCATTAAACGCTCTAAACCAGAAGTATTATAACCTTGTAAAAGCAGGATTAACAGGAACTCTAGCCGAAGGTGAATTGGAGCACAAATTAGCAGGGAATAAAGTAGACATAAAATACGTTCAAGTATCTTACAATACCATTCCAGATAGCACTGTTCAAGTATCTAAATCTGATATTTCTAGTTATATCAAAGACAACAAAAAACAGTTTGAAGTTGAGGCTTCGAGAGATATCCGTTTTGTGGAGTTTGAAGAAACGGCATCTGTTGAAGATGAAGCTGCCATTAAAGCAGAGTTGGAAACCTATGTAAATGGAAGATTGGTTGACGAAAGAGGAAGAAAAGATACTATTGTTGCATTTTCTAAAGTAAAAGACAACGAAGAGTATATTAATGTTATCGCTGGATCAGATTTGAAATTTGATGAGCGTTTTATGTTCAAGTCAAGTTTGCCAACTGCTGTTGCTGATGATATTTATAGTTTAAACGAAGGTGAAGTTTATGGGCCTTATAAAGATAATGGGTTCTTTAAAGTATCAAAAGTTATTGCTGTTAAGCAAATACCAGACTCAGCAAAAGTACGTCACATATTAATTCCATTTGTAGGGGCACAGAGTGCAGGTCCAGAGGTAACACAAACAGAAGCTGAAGCCAAAAGCATAGCCGATAGTTTATTGACTGTTTTAAAAGGAAACCGTTCTAAATTCCCTGATTTTGTCACTGAGTTTTCATCAGACCAAGGTAGTGTAAGCAATGGCGGGCGTTACGATTGGCACCCATACAATTCTATGGTTCCTGAGTTTAATGAGTTTGAGTTTGAAGGTAAAACTGGCGATTTAGGTGTGGTTAAAACCGTTTTTGGTTTCCATATTATAGAAATCGAAGGACAAAAAGACCCTAAAAAAGCGGTGCAGGTAGGAACTATTGCAAGAGCTATTGAGCCGTCTGAAGCAACAACAGATAAGGTGTTTAGAGATGCCTCTAATTTTGAAATTGAAGCTGGTGAAGGTGATTTTGAAGCCGTTGCTAAAGAAAGTAATTTTAATGTTCGACCAGTTAATGGTATAAAAGCTTTAGATGAAAGTATTCCTGGCGTAGGTAACCAAAGACCAATTGTACGTTGGGCTTTTAATGAGGATTCTGAGGTTGGTGAAATTAAGCGCTTTAATATTCCTGGTGGTTACGTTATAGCACAACTGGTTGCTAAGCATGAAGCAGGTTTAATGTCTGTTGAAGATGCTACGGCCAGAGTGTTGCCTATTCTTAAAAAGGAAAAGAAGGCCGAGATTATTAGAGACCGTGTTTCTGCAACAACTTTAGAAGATTTAGCGGCTGCTGAAAAAACAACTGTTAGAACAGCTAATGGTGTTAATATGAAGAGCCCTACTATTTCTGGAGCAGGTCGTGAGCCATTGGTTGTTGGTGCTGCTTTTGGATTGGATGAAGGGGAAACCTCTGGTTTAATTGACGGTTCTAATGGGGTTTACATGATTCAAGTAACTAAAAAGACACCGGCAGTAGAGTTAGATAACTACCAAGCTGCGGCTAACCGAGTAGCTTCGCAAAAGGCTAGTGCGGTAAACACGAAAGTATATAATGCTTTAAAGGATGCTGCCGAAATTGAAGACAACAGAGTTAAAATTCAAATTCAGTAA
- a CDS encoding GYDIA family GHMP kinase produces MKTFYHHSHGKLLITGEYVVLDGALSLAVPTKFGQSLKVEGTDSKKIIWKSLAENGNVWFEGEFQMKMNAITTSHAPLNDVLKRLIQILNTAKTLNPEFLKTNEGLEITTTLDFPRNWGLGTSSTLINNIAQWAKIDAFQLLERTFGGSGYDIACAQNQGAITYQIKDSSHIAKPVDFNPDFKQQLYFVHLNKKQNSREGIKHYHANKGNATGLIKHINTITEKMIVAETLKDFEPLVEAHEDLIGNITNQTPVKTLFFNDFEGAIKSLGAWGGDFILVTSKTNPTAYFNKKGFATVIPYAEMVL; encoded by the coding sequence TTGAAAACCTTTTATCATCATAGCCACGGGAAACTCCTTATTACAGGCGAATATGTCGTGCTTGACGGTGCATTATCATTGGCTGTTCCCACAAAATTTGGGCAGTCATTAAAGGTAGAAGGCACCGACAGTAAAAAAATTATTTGGAAAAGTTTAGCCGAGAACGGCAACGTTTGGTTTGAAGGTGAATTTCAAATGAAAATGAACGCGATTACCACGTCGCACGCCCCTCTCAATGACGTTTTAAAAAGGCTCATTCAAATTTTGAATACTGCAAAAACCCTTAACCCTGAATTTCTTAAAACCAATGAAGGTTTAGAAATAACAACAACACTCGATTTTCCTCGAAACTGGGGCTTGGGCACCTCGTCAACACTTATAAACAATATCGCACAATGGGCCAAAATTGATGCCTTCCAACTTCTGGAACGCACTTTTGGCGGCAGTGGCTACGATATTGCTTGTGCACAAAACCAAGGCGCCATCACTTACCAAATTAAAGACTCCTCCCATATTGCCAAACCTGTAGATTTCAATCCTGATTTTAAGCAGCAATTGTACTTTGTTCATTTAAACAAAAAACAGAACAGCCGGGAGGGCATAAAGCATTACCATGCCAACAAAGGCAACGCAACGGGATTAATAAAGCACATTAATACGATTACAGAAAAGATGATTGTGGCCGAAACTCTCAAAGACTTTGAGCCTCTCGTTGAAGCGCATGAAGATTTAATTGGAAACATTACGAACCAAACACCAGTTAAAACATTATTTTTTAACGATTTTGAAGGTGCTATAAAAAGTCTAGGTGCTTGGGGTGGCGATTTTATTTTAGTAACCTCAAAAACAAATCCCACGGCTTATTTTAACAAAAAAGGCTTTGCTACAGTTATTCCATATGCCGAAATGGTTTTGTAA
- a CDS encoding hydroxymethylglutaryl-CoA reductase, degradative, protein MSKPIAGFSKLSKSKKIDWIVNNYFSEAEDAKAVLKQYWNSNEKLQQLHDEFIENTITNYYLPLGVAPNFLINNKLYTIPMAIEESSVVAAASKAAKFWMDRGGFKTKVISTTKIGQVHFMFNGTIEKLQQFFNHIKPQLIKDTEAITKNMKKRGGGILDIELRDKTDDIPNYYQLHASFETLNAMGANFINSCLEQFAKTFKAEAQKFALFAKEEKDIDIVMSILSNYVPECLVRAEVNCKVEDLTEGAISGETFAKKFIQAVKIAEVEPFRAVTHNKGVMNGIDAVVLATGNDFRAIEAGVHAYASRKGRYSSLTHAKIEDGIFIFWIEIPLALGTVGGLTGLHPLVKLALELLHKPSAKELMEIVAVAGLAQNFAALRSLTTTGIQQGHMKMHLMNILNQFEASPSEKEQLTNYFKDKTVSHSAVTEALNKLRD, encoded by the coding sequence ATGAGTAAACCCATTGCTGGATTTTCTAAACTATCGAAATCCAAAAAAATAGACTGGATTGTTAACAACTACTTCTCTGAAGCCGAAGATGCCAAAGCTGTTTTAAAGCAATATTGGAACAGTAACGAAAAACTGCAGCAATTGCACGACGAGTTTATCGAAAACACCATCACAAATTATTATTTACCGCTTGGTGTCGCCCCTAATTTTTTAATCAACAATAAGCTTTACACCATACCAATGGCTATCGAGGAGAGCTCGGTGGTAGCAGCAGCCAGTAAAGCGGCCAAGTTCTGGATGGATAGAGGCGGGTTTAAAACCAAAGTTATTTCTACAACCAAAATTGGGCAGGTCCATTTTATGTTCAACGGCACTATTGAAAAACTACAACAGTTTTTTAACCACATAAAACCGCAGCTTATTAAAGATACTGAGGCCATTACCAAAAACATGAAAAAGCGCGGTGGTGGCATTCTTGATATCGAATTGCGTGACAAGACGGATGATATACCTAATTATTATCAACTGCACGCTTCATTCGAGACGTTGAATGCCATGGGTGCCAATTTTATCAATTCGTGTTTAGAACAATTTGCAAAAACATTTAAAGCTGAAGCTCAAAAGTTTGCCCTATTTGCAAAAGAAGAAAAAGACATCGATATCGTCATGAGCATTCTATCGAACTACGTTCCAGAATGCTTAGTTAGAGCAGAAGTGAATTGCAAAGTTGAAGATTTAACCGAAGGTGCAATTTCCGGTGAAACGTTTGCTAAAAAGTTTATACAAGCCGTAAAGATAGCCGAAGTAGAGCCCTTTAGGGCCGTAACCCACAACAAAGGTGTCATGAACGGTATTGATGCCGTTGTTTTGGCTACTGGAAACGATTTTAGAGCGATTGAAGCGGGTGTTCATGCCTATGCTTCAAGAAAAGGACGCTATAGTAGCTTGACCCATGCGAAAATTGAAGATGGTATTTTCATATTTTGGATTGAAATTCCATTGGCTTTGGGTACCGTTGGCGGTTTAACAGGGCTTCATCCATTGGTAAAGTTAGCGTTGGAACTTTTGCATAAACCCTCAGCAAAAGAACTCATGGAAATTGTGGCTGTTGCCGGCTTAGCCCAAAATTTCGCAGCATTACGCTCACTAACCACAACAGGCATTCAACAGGGGCACATGAAAATGCACCTTATGAATATTTTAAATCAGTTTGAAGCAAGCCCAAGTGAAAAAGAACAATTAACAAATTATTTTAAGGATAAAACCGTTTCTCACAGTGCGGTAACAGAAGCCTTAAATAAGTTAAGAGATTAA
- a CDS encoding S9 family peptidase — protein MNHLKFSFCVCLFLTSILSAQTKEITLEDIWKYGTFSTKRMNALHSMANGKQYSVLEVDRATRSTQVNVYDYKTLNKVKTVVSSANLEAIPYFTDYTFSVDEQKLLLATNLESIYRWSKKGIYFVYDIKNGALTILDSAKIQQPTFSPDGNKIAFAKENNLFVKNLDSGEVTQITFDGKKNEIINGIGDWVYQEEFSESPLSFKKPFTFVRAFDWNADSNKIAFIRFDERQVPEFSMDIYGQDLYPTQQVFKYPKAGEANSKVSLHIYNLENNKTHNVEVDKTYDEFYIPRMKWTKDSNILSAQYMNRRQNELDLWFINAKTNTSKLVQAETDDAYVELSSSLTFLKDNSFIWTSEKDGFNHIYYYDNDGNLVNQVTKGDWEVTNYYGFDEESKTIFYQSTENGSINRDVYSIKLNGKHKKRLTKSTGTNNAVFNADFSYFINTYSSAKNPPQYTLNSAESGNVIKSIIDNDQLAKKLADYKTSEKEFSTININGNDLNMWMIKPADFDENKQYPLFMYQYSGPDSQEVKNQWNESNDYWFQFLAQKGYIIVCVDGRGTGYKGAEFKKVSQNQLGKYEVEDQISAAKKLGDLPFIDKTRIGIWGWSYGGYMSSNALFQGNDVFKMAIAVAPVSSWRFYDSVYAERFMSTPQENPSGYDDNSPINHVDKLKGDFLLVHGSGDDNVHVQNTMRLAEALIQADKQFEWAIYPDKNHGIYGGNTRLHLYKKMTNFVDETLGDKIQKEDSKEIEKSRN, from the coding sequence ATGAATCACCTAAAATTCTCCTTTTGTGTTTGCTTGTTCCTAACTTCAATATTATCAGCGCAAACCAAAGAAATTACCCTAGAAGACATTTGGAAATATGGTACGTTTAGCACTAAGCGCATGAATGCTTTACATTCTATGGCTAATGGAAAACAATATTCGGTATTGGAAGTTGATCGGGCTACGAGAAGCACGCAGGTAAATGTTTACGATTATAAAACCTTAAACAAGGTAAAGACGGTTGTTAGTAGTGCAAACCTTGAAGCCATTCCATATTTTACCGATTACACTTTTAGTGTCGATGAGCAAAAACTGCTTTTGGCTACAAATTTAGAATCTATCTATAGATGGTCTAAAAAAGGAATTTATTTTGTTTATGATATTAAAAATGGGGCGTTAACTATATTAGATTCAGCTAAAATACAACAACCTACATTTTCTCCAGACGGAAATAAAATAGCTTTCGCCAAAGAAAATAATCTATTCGTAAAGAATTTAGATAGCGGAGAGGTTACACAAATTACCTTTGATGGTAAAAAGAATGAAATAATAAATGGTATTGGCGATTGGGTATACCAAGAAGAATTTTCGGAAAGTCCATTATCGTTTAAAAAACCGTTTACATTTGTCCGTGCTTTTGATTGGAATGCCGATAGTAACAAAATTGCCTTTATTCGCTTTGACGAACGCCAGGTGCCAGAATTTTCAATGGATATTTATGGGCAAGATCTGTACCCAACCCAACAAGTTTTTAAATACCCAAAGGCCGGTGAGGCTAACTCTAAAGTGTCACTTCATATTTACAATTTAGAGAATAACAAAACACATAATGTTGAGGTCGATAAAACCTATGACGAATTTTATATCCCGCGGATGAAATGGACCAAAGACTCCAATATTTTGAGTGCGCAGTATATGAATCGCCGACAAAACGAATTGGATTTATGGTTTATAAATGCAAAAACAAATACATCAAAATTAGTGCAGGCCGAAACAGATGATGCTTATGTAGAACTTTCCTCGAGCTTAACGTTTTTAAAGGACAATAGTTTTATTTGGACCAGTGAAAAGGACGGTTTTAACCATATTTATTATTATGACAACGACGGAAACTTGGTTAACCAAGTAACAAAGGGAGATTGGGAGGTTACAAACTATTATGGCTTTGATGAAGAAAGTAAAACCATATTTTACCAATCAACCGAAAATGGATCCATCAACCGCGATGTATATTCCATAAAATTGAATGGTAAGCACAAAAAGCGTTTAACAAAGAGTACGGGCACAAACAATGCAGTTTTTAATGCCGACTTTTCGTATTTTATCAATACCTATTCAAGTGCTAAGAACCCGCCGCAATATACTTTAAATAGTGCCGAATCAGGTAATGTTATTAAAAGTATAATAGATAATGACCAGTTAGCGAAAAAGCTTGCCGACTATAAGACATCAGAAAAGGAATTTAGTACCATAAATATTAATGGTAACGATTTGAATATGTGGATGATTAAACCAGCCGATTTCGACGAAAATAAGCAATATCCGTTGTTTATGTACCAATACTCTGGACCTGATTCCCAAGAGGTGAAAAACCAATGGAACGAATCTAACGATTACTGGTTTCAATTTCTGGCGCAGAAGGGCTACATCATTGTTTGTGTTGATGGGCGTGGTACAGGCTATAAAGGAGCAGAGTTTAAAAAAGTCTCCCAAAATCAATTGGGGAAATATGAAGTAGAAGATCAGATTTCGGCCGCCAAAAAATTAGGGGACTTACCTTTTATAGATAAAACCAGAATTGGTATTTGGGGTTGGAGTTATGGTGGTTACATGAGCAGTAACGCACTGTTTCAAGGTAACGATGTGTTTAAAATGGCGATTGCTGTAGCACCTGTTAGCAGTTGGCGTTTTTATGATTCTGTTTACGCAGAGCGTTTTATGTCAACCCCTCAAGAAAACCCAAGTGGGTACGACGATAATTCACCAATTAACCATGTTGATAAATTAAAAGGAGACTTCCTTCTGGTGCATGGTTCTGGTGATGACAATGTGCATGTGCAAAATACCATGCGATTAGCCGAAGCCTTAATACAGGCCGATAAACAATTTGAATGGGCTATTTATCCAGATAAGAATCATGGTATTTATGGAGGAAATACGAGACTTCACCTATATAAAAAAATGACCAACTTTGTTGATGAAACGCTCGGTGATAAAATTCAAAAGGAAGACAGCAAAGAAATTGAAAAATCAAGAAACTAA
- a CDS encoding peptide MFS transporter, whose amino-acid sequence MSAAIKPHQRELFGQPIGLYILFLTEMWERFSYYGMRALLVLYMTTTALGTDPRGAGLGWTDQEALALYGWYTMLVYVMSIPGGMIADKLIGQKKAVLWGAVILCLGHGVLVLTDIWAFYTGLGLVILGVGLLKPNISTMVGGLYKQGDIRRDKGFSIFYIGINLGSLLATLTVGLVVAEWGWHAGFGLAGIVMVLGLINYIGGQKYLSQVGNFEPAADDESEVSYGKLYSKLFTAPKQLVITGILLLASFIGWYFMDWGYGLLFVFLTAIAALMMMIYKELNSQVYKDRFVVLLLSFIMVIIFWGAFEQAGGLMNLYTDTKTDRVLFGWEIPTVMFQSLNAGFIILFATLVASIWAKRQLKGKEASSLFKMALGIIIMGFGFLFMVFAAMEFEKSGTSSMIWLVLAYLFHTLGELCLSPVALSFITKLAPAKYASLMMGVYFASSGLGNKVAGIVGESASEFGEYAIFSGILIFTVIVGLLFIFLLKPLKRLTHGAEDNERMMHYDETEGFELADSDIN is encoded by the coding sequence ATGTCAGCAGCTATAAAACCGCATCAAAGGGAACTATTTGGACAACCCATTGGATTGTATATTTTATTTTTAACCGAAATGTGGGAGCGTTTTTCGTATTACGGTATGCGTGCGCTATTGGTTTTGTATATGACAACCACGGCCCTGGGAACAGACCCACGAGGTGCTGGTTTGGGGTGGACAGATCAAGAAGCTTTGGCGCTTTATGGTTGGTATACCATGTTGGTTTATGTGATGTCTATTCCAGGGGGAATGATTGCAGATAAGCTCATAGGACAGAAAAAAGCAGTGTTGTGGGGAGCCGTAATCCTTTGTCTTGGCCATGGCGTTTTAGTACTCACCGATATTTGGGCGTTTTATACCGGTCTCGGATTGGTAATTCTTGGGGTGGGCTTGCTAAAGCCCAATATTTCAACCATGGTTGGCGGATTATACAAACAAGGAGATATAAGAAGGGATAAAGGATTTAGTATTTTTTATATAGGCATAAATTTAGGCTCGTTATTGGCTACGCTTACAGTTGGTTTGGTAGTAGCAGAATGGGGTTGGCACGCTGGTTTTGGGCTAGCGGGAATTGTTATGGTGTTAGGGTTAATCAATTATATTGGCGGACAAAAATATCTAAGCCAGGTAGGAAACTTTGAGCCTGCAGCAGATGACGAAAGCGAGGTGTCTTATGGAAAATTATATTCTAAACTTTTCACTGCTCCAAAGCAATTGGTAATCACCGGTATTTTACTTTTAGCTTCTTTTATTGGGTGGTATTTTATGGATTGGGGCTATGGCTTATTGTTTGTGTTTTTAACAGCCATTGCTGCTTTAATGATGATGATTTATAAAGAATTGAATTCGCAAGTCTATAAGGATAGATTTGTAGTTTTATTGCTGTCGTTTATAATGGTTATCATTTTTTGGGGAGCTTTCGAGCAAGCAGGTGGTTTAATGAACCTTTATACCGATACTAAAACAGATAGAGTATTGTTTGGATGGGAAATTCCAACAGTAATGTTTCAAAGTTTAAATGCAGGTTTTATAATTCTATTTGCAACATTGGTAGCCAGTATTTGGGCAAAAAGGCAGTTGAAAGGAAAGGAAGCCTCGTCGCTATTTAAAATGGCTTTAGGTATTATAATAATGGGTTTCGGGTTTTTGTTTATGGTATTTGCTGCCATGGAATTCGAAAAATCAGGAACCTCAAGTATGATTTGGTTGGTTTTAGCTTACTTGTTCCATACGCTTGGTGAGTTATGTTTGTCTCCAGTAGCCCTATCATTCATTACAAAATTAGCGCCAGCGAAATATGCCTCATTAATGATGGGGGTTTATTTTGCGTCATCTGGATTGGGAAATAAAGTGGCGGGAATAGTTGGAGAGTCGGCATCAGAATTTGGAGAATACGCTATTTTTTCAGGAATACTAATCTTTACGGTTATAGTGGGGCTCTTGTTTATTTTCCTTCTTAAGCCCTTAAAACGTCTAACCCATGGAGCAGAGGACAATGAACGTATGATGCATTACGACGAAACTGAAGGCTTTGAATTAGCAGATTCTGATATTAACTAA
- a CDS encoding peptide MFS transporter encodes MTINTDIENLFKDKVLGHPAGLFVLFFTEMWERFSFYGMRVLLVNFLTFTVIGANPGWGWSAENAGALFGTYAMLLYITPIVGGIIADKLTGYRWAVVIGALIMTLGHASMALETELSLYIGLGLLVIGTGFFKPNITSIISEMYKNNSEKKDGAYTIFYMGVNAGAFFGMMLCGYLAEKIGWAYGFGLAGIFMLLGTLQFWFGGKLFGKIGAKPSKVYEVEDVQDGNNTISKLEDENAIEKTNPFTRLDKVLIVICSVIGLGYAINDPMSKIAGIDMFSVLKTESLEGQYVAVLFALAVFLFLVIGRILRYAAVVRDRMIAFIIFAFFTVFFWLSFEQGASSLVLFARDNVDRVLEGNSAMAFNIVNALLTVIPLVIITYVLFVLWKKTFKKIPFSNITLVLCFLGMWGLVIWMLQREFTAEVSEITVSWFSILNSFFIIVFASFFSKWWESKYNPSAATKYALGLIIMAVGFGLLAWGAHGISEGMKVSMVWLILAYLFHTLGELCLSPVGLSYVSKLVPARMIALMFGMWYLAIAIGNKLAAVAGGQIENITKEYNLSTFFLIFTIVPALAGVVIFVLNPLLKKLMHGVR; translated from the coding sequence ATGACAATCAATACAGATATAGAAAACTTGTTTAAAGACAAAGTTTTAGGGCATCCAGCAGGTCTGTTTGTCCTTTTCTTTACCGAAATGTGGGAGCGTTTCTCTTTTTACGGAATGCGTGTACTTCTGGTTAACTTTTTAACCTTTACGGTTATTGGAGCTAATCCAGGTTGGGGTTGGTCTGCCGAAAATGCAGGAGCGCTCTTTGGTACATATGCTATGCTGCTTTATATCACGCCAATTGTTGGAGGGATTATTGCAGATAAGTTAACAGGTTACCGCTGGGCTGTAGTTATCGGCGCATTGATTATGACTTTAGGGCATGCCTCGATGGCATTAGAGACCGAACTGTCGCTTTACATTGGCCTCGGCCTCTTGGTAATAGGAACAGGTTTTTTTAAACCAAACATTACCTCCATTATTTCAGAGATGTATAAGAATAATTCAGAAAAAAAGGATGGTGCCTATACCATTTTCTATATGGGTGTTAATGCCGGTGCATTCTTCGGAATGATGTTATGTGGGTATTTAGCCGAAAAAATAGGTTGGGCGTATGGCTTTGGTTTGGCTGGAATTTTTATGCTTCTTGGTACGCTTCAATTTTGGTTTGGAGGAAAGTTGTTTGGTAAAATAGGAGCAAAACCTTCAAAAGTTTATGAAGTTGAAGATGTTCAGGATGGCAATAACACCATATCAAAATTAGAAGATGAAAATGCCATTGAAAAAACGAATCCTTTCACCAGGCTAGATAAGGTTTTAATTGTAATCTGTTCGGTAATTGGCCTGGGATATGCTATAAACGATCCGATGTCTAAAATTGCTGGCATTGATATGTTTTCTGTTTTAAAAACCGAAAGTTTAGAAGGACAATATGTAGCTGTTTTATTTGCTTTGGCCGTGTTTCTGTTTCTTGTAATTGGAAGAATTTTAAGGTACGCTGCAGTTGTTAGGGATAGAATGATTGCATTTATCATTTTTGCCTTTTTTACCGTGTTTTTTTGGTTGTCGTTTGAGCAGGGCGCTTCATCTTTGGTATTGTTTGCTCGCGATAATGTAGACCGTGTTTTAGAGGGTAACTCGGCAATGGCTTTTAACATTGTAAATGCATTGCTCACAGTAATACCACTAGTTATAATAACCTATGTGTTGTTTGTTTTATGGAAAAAAACATTTAAAAAAATACCCTTTTCAAATATTACGTTAGTCCTGTGCTTCTTAGGAATGTGGGGGTTAGTTATCTGGATGTTACAGAGAGAGTTTACTGCCGAAGTTTCTGAGATAACAGTGTCTTGGTTTAGTATTTTAAACTCTTTCTTTATTATAGTTTTTGCTTCCTTTTTCTCAAAATGGTGGGAGAGTAAATACAATCCTTCGGCAGCTACAAAATATGCCTTGGGTTTAATAATCATGGCTGTTGGTTTTGGTTTGTTGGCTTGGGGGGCTCATGGCATTTCAGAAGGTATGAAGGTAAGTATGGTTTGGCTTATTTTGGCTTATTTGTTCCATACCCTTGGCGAACTTTGTTTGTCTCCTGTTGGTTTGTCGTACGTTAGTAAGTTGGTGCCGGCGAGAATGATAGCGCTAATGTTTGGTATGTGGTATTTAGCCATCGCAATCGGAAACAAACTTGCCGCAGTTGCTGGAGGGCAAATTGAAAACATAACAAAAGAGTATAACCTATCAACGTTCTTTTTAATTTTTACAATTGTTCCAGCCTTGGCAGGGGTGGTTATATTTGTATTAAACCCACTTCTTAAAAAACTGATGCACGGTGTCCGTTAA
- a CDS encoding thioredoxin fold domain-containing protein: protein MKKTLLLILAIGFVSLNAIAQEINWVSLEEAVALQKKNPKKIMIDIYTTWCGPCKMLDKNTFQHKQVAEYVNEHYYAVKFNGEGNEVVNYKNKSFTNPNYDPAKAKRRNSAHQLARYFKISAYPTIVFLDEKADVITPLRGYLKPSQLELYLKMFKKDDHKNIKTQEEFNTYYNNFKSEFKS, encoded by the coding sequence ATGAAAAAGACACTACTTTTAATTTTAGCTATTGGTTTTGTAAGCTTAAATGCCATAGCGCAAGAGATAAATTGGGTGAGTCTTGAAGAGGCAGTGGCGCTTCAAAAGAAAAACCCAAAAAAAATTATGATTGATATTTATACCACATGGTGTGGCCCTTGTAAAATGCTGGATAAAAACACATTTCAGCACAAGCAGGTTGCCGAATATGTAAACGAGCACTATTACGCCGTAAAATTCAATGGCGAGGGTAACGAAGTGGTAAATTATAAGAATAAATCGTTTACTAACCCAAATTACGACCCAGCAAAAGCCAAAAGAAGAAATTCGGCACATCAATTAGCACGTTATTTTAAAATTAGTGCCTATCCAACCATAGTGTTTTTAGATGAAAAGGCCGACGTGATTACACCTTTAAGAGGGTATTTAAAGCCCAGTCAACTCGAGTTGTATTTGAAGATGTTCAAAAAAGACGATCACAAAAACATCAAAACACAAGAAGAATTTAATACGTACTACAACAATTTTAAGTCAGAGTTTAAAAGTTAA